The following proteins are encoded in a genomic region of Nymphalis io chromosome 16, ilAglIoxx1.1, whole genome shotgun sequence:
- the LOC126774289 gene encoding N-acetylneuraminate 9-O-acetyltransferase isoform X1, whose product MGSYSKKSSAEWFIDQLNVENAKLLAFVLVLGFIGYHGILHLRYGPDSCTWLLSSGRYKGDHEWQPYGCMLHKYSKTDARRCLRYLAFWGKYNSFAFIGDSRLEQLYEYFIGVLKTRVDIDSSYSTKDHHMPNYTYVDNKLRLSVTFIWSDDVSRTMVEQFRTWQYSDSPPSVIVASTGLQLIKNRNTTDQALEDYKRNLTQLVQPIDALAACKTQVLWKLLESVDITKIKNDVKITNTDIDAYNRAAMEILQHSAIKLWNSPRLAAAAASSSDGLSISPTALRHSAQILLNMFCNDHMNFNDGTCCAQPEPCTQLQLLTFALFLLCAVLASIQYIWRWSQNIKQRIEGYSLVNQNVVETPSAMAALAKLGMIMAYFYLCDRTNFFMKENKYYSEWSFWLPVGYVFALGLFFTDESRSSSHSRVLNRDQTNEWKGWMQLVILVYQVTGASKVLPIYMLVRALVSSYLFLTGYGHFYYTWKTGDTGLVRYFRVIFRLNFLTVVLCLTMNRPYQFYSFIPLVSFWYTLMFVIFALPPHITPSSSHTMETKPYQYLYIAIKVIGLLTIVTVLYMSEVFFQKIFVTRPWKALFVNADDDIHQWWLDWKQDRYSMTFGIMFAAAYLAAQRAGAALGAARAGAALGAALLALGALGALGAYAALTLLCADRSACDEIHSYVSFLPVVGYVVLRNVSAALRARSSGLFRWFGSITLELFASQSHIWLAADTHGVLVLVPGAPVLNLMLTSYVFVFAAHEIRKLTGIILPYAVPDDWRLVLRNFAIFLAILVPIGIHDGMF is encoded by the exons aTGGGCTCTTATTCAAAGAAAAGTTCAGCTGAATGGTTTATCGACCAGTTAAATGTAGAGAATGCAAAACTCTTGGCTTTCGTCCTTGTTCTTGGATTTATTGGATACCATGGAATATTGCACCTACGATAtg GTCCTGACTCATGCACATGGTTGTTATCATCTGGTCGGTATAAAGGAGATCATGAATGGCAGCCATATGGCTGTATGCTGCATAAATACTCTAAGAC AGATGCACGAAGATGTTTGCGTTATTTAGCATTTTGGGGGAAATACAACAGTTTTGCATTTATAGGGGATTCCAGGCTAGAACaattgtatgaatattttattg GTGTTCTTAAAACTCGAGTGGATATTGATTCATCCTACTCAACCAAAGACCACCATATGCCGAACTACACATATGTAGATAACAAACTGAGGCTATCTGTTACATTTATATGGAGCGATGATGTTTCTAGAACAATGGTTGAGCAGTTTAGGACATg gcaATATTCAGATAGTCCTCCGTCTGTGATAGTGGCTAGCACAGGATTGCAGTTGATAAAGAATCGTAATACAACCGATCAAGCTCTAGAAGATTATAAAAGAAACCTCACACAGCTAGTTCAACCCATAGATGCACTCGCAGCCTGCAAGACTCAGGTCCTGTGGAAGTTATTGGAGTCTGTTGACATTACTAAGATAAAAAATGATGTGAAGATCACGAATACTGATATTGATGCGTATAATAGAGCAGCTATGGag attttACAGCACAGCGCTATAAAGCTTTGGAACTCGCCTCGCTTAGCAGCCGCCGCCGCTTCGTCATCAGACGGCTTGTCAATAAGCCCAACAGCATTGAGGCACTCCGCGCAGATCCTTCTGAACATGTTCTGTAACGATCACATGAACTTCAACGACGGCACGTGTTGCGCTCAACCAGAGCCCTGCACCCAGTTACAGCTGTTGACGTTTGCTCTATTCCTACTATG TGCAGTGCTAGCCAGCATACAATACATATGGCGCTGGTCGCAGAACATCAAACAGAGGATAGAGGGATACTCGTTGGTCAATCAGAACGTGGTTGAAACACCATCAGCGATGGCAGCCCTCGCCAAGCTTGGCATGATCATGGCATACTTTTACCTGTGCGATAGAACGAATTTCTTTATGAAggagaataaatattattcggaGTGGAGTTTTTGGTTGCCAGTTGGTTACGTGTTTGCTCTTGGACTATTTTTTACAGACGAGTCCAGGTCTAGCAG TCATTCGAGAGTACTTAATCGGGACCAAACCAACGAATGGAAAGGTTGGATGCAGTTAGTGATCCTCGTGTACCAAGTTACGGGCGCTAGTAAAGTACTCCCGATTTACATGCTGGTGAGGGCGCTCGTGTCCTCCTATCTCTTTCTGACTGGTTACGGACACTTCTACTACACTTGGAAGACGGGGGATACTGGTCTGGTTCGATACTTCAGAGTGATATTCCGATTGAATTTCCTCACCGTTGTCCTGTGTCTAACGATGAATAGGCCTTATCAGTTCTATAGCTTCATACCCTTGGTCTCCTTCTGGTACACATTG ATGTTCGTAATATTCGCCCTCCCACCACACATAACTCCGTCTTCCAGTCACACGATGGAGACCAAACCGTACCAGTATCTGTATATAGCTATTAAAGTGATCGGTCTCCTCACTATAGTGACGGTCTTATACATGAGCGAGGTGTTCTTCCAGAAGATATTCGTGACGAGGCCCTGGAAGGCCTTGTTTGTCAATGCAGATGACGATATACATCAGTGGTGGCTCGATTGGAAACAAGATAG GTACTCGATGACGTTCGGCATCATGTTCGCGGCGGCGTACCTGGCGGCGCagcgcgcgggcgcggcgctggGCGCGGCGCGGGCGGGCGCGGCGCTGGGCGCGGCGCTGCTGGCGCTGGGCGCGCTGGGCGCGCTGGGCGCCTACGCCGCGCTCACGCTGCTGTGCGCCGACCGCTCGGCGTGCGACGAGATCCACAGCTACGTGTCGTTCCTGCCCGTGGTGGGCTACGTGGTGCTGCGCAACGTGTCGGCCGCGCTGCGCGCGCGCAGCTCGGGCCTGTTCCGCTGGTTCGGCTCCATCACGCTGGAGCTGTTCGCGTCGCAGTCGCACATCTGGCTGGCTGCCGACACGCACGGCGTGCTGGTGCTGGTGCCGGGCGCGCCCGTGCTCAACCTGATGCTCACCTCGTACGTGTTCGTGTTCGCGGCGCACGAGATCCGCAAGCTGACCGGCATCATTCTGCCGTACGCGGTGCCGGACGACTGGAGGTTGGTGCTGAGGAACTTTGCGATCTTCCTGGCGATACTGGTGCCGATCGGTATACACGATGGTATGTTTTGA
- the LOC126774289 gene encoding N-acetylneuraminate 9-O-acetyltransferase isoform X2: protein MGSYSKKSSAEWFIDQLNVENAKLLAFVLVLGFIGYHGILHLRYGPDSCTWLLSSGRYKGDHEWQPYGCMLHKYSKTDARRCLRYLAFWGKYNSFAFIGDSRLEQLYEYFIGVLKTRVDIDSSYSTKDHHMPNYTYVDNKLRLSVTFIWSDDVSRTMVEQFRTWQYSDSPPSVIVASTGLQLIKNRNTTDQALEDYKRNLTQLVQPIDALAACKTQVLWKLLESVDITKIKNDVKITNTDIDAYNRAAMEILQHSAIKLWNSPRLAAAAASSSDGLSISPTALRHSAQILLNMFCNDHMNFNDGTCCAQPEPCTQLQLLTFALFLLCAVLASIQYIWRWSQNIKQRIEGYSLVNQNVVETPSAMAALAKLGMIMAYFYLCDRTNFFMKENKYYSEWSFWLPVGYVFALGLFFTDESRSSSHSRVLNRDQTNEWKGWMQLVILVYQVTGASKVLPIYMLVRALVSSYLFLTGYGHFYYTWKTGDTGLVRYFRVIFRLNFLTVVLCLTMNRPYQFYSFIPLVSFWYTLMFVIFALPPHITPSSSHTMETKPYQYLYIAIKVIGLLTIVTVLYMSEVFFQKIFVTRPWKALFVNADDDIHQWWLDWKQDSTSTTTKRSLGGSLRAKQCLHVSRADDRPGL, encoded by the exons aTGGGCTCTTATTCAAAGAAAAGTTCAGCTGAATGGTTTATCGACCAGTTAAATGTAGAGAATGCAAAACTCTTGGCTTTCGTCCTTGTTCTTGGATTTATTGGATACCATGGAATATTGCACCTACGATAtg GTCCTGACTCATGCACATGGTTGTTATCATCTGGTCGGTATAAAGGAGATCATGAATGGCAGCCATATGGCTGTATGCTGCATAAATACTCTAAGAC AGATGCACGAAGATGTTTGCGTTATTTAGCATTTTGGGGGAAATACAACAGTTTTGCATTTATAGGGGATTCCAGGCTAGAACaattgtatgaatattttattg GTGTTCTTAAAACTCGAGTGGATATTGATTCATCCTACTCAACCAAAGACCACCATATGCCGAACTACACATATGTAGATAACAAACTGAGGCTATCTGTTACATTTATATGGAGCGATGATGTTTCTAGAACAATGGTTGAGCAGTTTAGGACATg gcaATATTCAGATAGTCCTCCGTCTGTGATAGTGGCTAGCACAGGATTGCAGTTGATAAAGAATCGTAATACAACCGATCAAGCTCTAGAAGATTATAAAAGAAACCTCACACAGCTAGTTCAACCCATAGATGCACTCGCAGCCTGCAAGACTCAGGTCCTGTGGAAGTTATTGGAGTCTGTTGACATTACTAAGATAAAAAATGATGTGAAGATCACGAATACTGATATTGATGCGTATAATAGAGCAGCTATGGag attttACAGCACAGCGCTATAAAGCTTTGGAACTCGCCTCGCTTAGCAGCCGCCGCCGCTTCGTCATCAGACGGCTTGTCAATAAGCCCAACAGCATTGAGGCACTCCGCGCAGATCCTTCTGAACATGTTCTGTAACGATCACATGAACTTCAACGACGGCACGTGTTGCGCTCAACCAGAGCCCTGCACCCAGTTACAGCTGTTGACGTTTGCTCTATTCCTACTATG TGCAGTGCTAGCCAGCATACAATACATATGGCGCTGGTCGCAGAACATCAAACAGAGGATAGAGGGATACTCGTTGGTCAATCAGAACGTGGTTGAAACACCATCAGCGATGGCAGCCCTCGCCAAGCTTGGCATGATCATGGCATACTTTTACCTGTGCGATAGAACGAATTTCTTTATGAAggagaataaatattattcggaGTGGAGTTTTTGGTTGCCAGTTGGTTACGTGTTTGCTCTTGGACTATTTTTTACAGACGAGTCCAGGTCTAGCAG TCATTCGAGAGTACTTAATCGGGACCAAACCAACGAATGGAAAGGTTGGATGCAGTTAGTGATCCTCGTGTACCAAGTTACGGGCGCTAGTAAAGTACTCCCGATTTACATGCTGGTGAGGGCGCTCGTGTCCTCCTATCTCTTTCTGACTGGTTACGGACACTTCTACTACACTTGGAAGACGGGGGATACTGGTCTGGTTCGATACTTCAGAGTGATATTCCGATTGAATTTCCTCACCGTTGTCCTGTGTCTAACGATGAATAGGCCTTATCAGTTCTATAGCTTCATACCCTTGGTCTCCTTCTGGTACACATTG ATGTTCGTAATATTCGCCCTCCCACCACACATAACTCCGTCTTCCAGTCACACGATGGAGACCAAACCGTACCAGTATCTGTATATAGCTATTAAAGTGATCGGTCTCCTCACTATAGTGACGGTCTTATACATGAGCGAGGTGTTCTTCCAGAAGATATTCGTGACGAGGCCCTGGAAGGCCTTGTTTGTCAATGCAGATGACGATATACATCAGTGGTGGCTCGATTGGAAACAAGATAG CACAAGCACAACTACGAAACGATCACTCGGAGGTAGTTTACGCGCGAAACAGTGCCTTCACGTGTCACGAGCCGACGATCGCCCGGGTCTTTGA
- the LOC126774354 gene encoding ubiquitin-conjugating enzyme E2 W — MAAMSPSERRLQKELMSLMKEPPPGVTVDGDQASQNLTLWTVHMEGVPGTLYEGEKFVLQFKFTNKYPFDSPEVTFIGNNIPIHPHVYSNGHICLSILTDDWSPALSVQSVCLSIVSMLSSCKEKKRPPDNSFYVKTCNKNPKKTKWWYHDDSV, encoded by the exons ATGGCGGCTATGTCCCCGTCGGAG CGACGTTTGCAAAAAGAACTCATGTCGTTAATGAAGGAACCTCCTCCGGGTGTTACCGTGGACGGAGACCAGGCCAGCCAAAATCTGACATT gtgGACAGTTCACATGGAAGGAGTGCCGGGCACGTTGTATGAGGGTGAAAAATTCGTACTTCAattcaaatttacaaataaatatccaTTCGATTCTCCAgag GTAACATTCATTGGTAACAACATCCCGATACATCCTCATGTGTATTCAAACGGCCACATCTGCCTCTCGATACTAACGGACGACTGGTCACCGGCGCTCTCCGTGCAATCCGTCTGTCTATCAATAGTATCCATGCTTAGTAGCTGTAAAGAGAAG AAACGGCCACCGGATAATTCTTTTTACGTGAAAACATGCAACAAAAACCCTAAGAAAACGAAATGGTGGTACCACG ATGACTCAGTTTAA